The following are encoded together in the Prionailurus viverrinus isolate Anna chromosome B3, UM_Priviv_1.0, whole genome shotgun sequence genome:
- the LOC125168724 gene encoding peroxiredoxin-1 — MSSGNAKIGHPAPNFKATAVMPDGQFKDISLSDYKGKYVVFFFYPLDFTFVCPTEIIAFSDRAEEFKKLNCQVIGASVDSHFCHLAWINTPKKQGGLGPMNIPLVSDPKRTIAQDYGVLKADEGISFRGLFIIDEKGILRQITVNDLPVGRSVDETLRLVQAFQFTDKHGEVCPAGWKPGSDTIKPDVQKSKEYFSKQK; from the coding sequence ATGTCTTCAGGAAATGCCAAAATTGGGCATCCTGCCCCCAACTTCAAAGCCACGGCTGTTATGCCAGATGGCCAGTTCAAAGACATCAGCCTATCTGACTACAAAGGAAAATACGTTGTGTTCTTCTTTTACCCTCTTGATTTCACCTTTGTGTGCCCCACGGAGATCATTGCTTTCAGTGACAGAGCggaagaatttaagaaactcaACTGCCAAGTGATTGGTGCTTCTGTGGATTCTCATTTCTGTCACCTGGCATGGATCAACACACCCAAGAAACAAGGAGGACTGGGACCCATGAACATTCCCTTGGTATCAGACCCCAAGCGTACCATTGCTCAGGACTATGGAGTCTTAAAGGCTGATGAAGGCATCTCATTCAGGGGCCTCTTTATCATTGATGAGAAAGGTATCCTTCGACAGATCACAGTAAATGACCTTCCCGTCGGCCGTTCTGTGGATGAGACTCTGAGACTAGTTCAGGCCTTCCAGTTTACTGACAAGCATGGGGAAGTGTGCCCAGCTGGCTGGAAGCCTGGCAGTGATACCATCAAGCCTGATGTCCAGAAGAGCAAAGAATATTTCTCTAAGCAGAAGTGA